The genomic window TCCActattttgagttttttcctctaggctggctgtggtggctcacacctgtaatcccagcactttgggaggccaaagtgagagaggactgcttgagcctaggagttcaaaaccagcctggcaacatagtgggaccctgtctctacaaacagacagacaacaacaacagaagagctggaaaatagctgggtgtggtggcaggcacctgtggtctcagctactcaggaggctgagacaggagggtcacttaggcctgggaggtcgaggcttcagtgaaccgagatcatgccactgcattccagcccaggcaacagactgagacctatctcagaaaaatagaaaatagttttaaaacaaacacatagtTAATCGTAAGAACAAAATAGTATTTTCAGCAGATACTATCTATTCTGAAACAACTACAAAAcaatatttctagaaatatagTAGAAAATGTGTAAAGACATGCATGGGGATGATATATACACACTAGCTTCAAGATAATTTCCtctggagaggaaaaggaaagatgcTTGagtaatatctattttaaaaacagagaagtgAGGCAAATGTGGGGAAATGTCAATATCTGTTAAACTGGGGGAGGGTACAGGGCTGTGCTATATTACTTTTTTGGATGtgtgaaacctttctttttttttttaattaaaaaaaatttttaattaaaattacgAACACTGGGAAAAAATTCATTGATACTGGTTGTCTTAGGAtactggaaataaaggaaaattgtCTAACTTGCTACATGTTCTATAAGACCACCTCCGACGTTTTGTTTAAAACATGATACACTTGCTTGAATGATTTAAAAATGGTAACCATCCGGAGAGTCAGAAGATAACAGCATGGGGCAGAAGAGAGAAAACCGACACATTCAACAAGCCTGCCCTGGGTCCAATCTACCTATCTCTGGGAGGTAACGATGAAACCTTAACCTATCCAGCAAAGGCGATTCCCAGTCAGCAGAGTCGTCAATTCAAACTCACAGTGTTAATCAGCTATAAGGTGGGCAGAAGTCTTTCAGGCTAAGTATATCTTACGAGGCAAAGATGACGAAGGAGAGCGTTGGAGACCCAACAGGAGGCCAGATGCATACTAGTTCAAAGTCAAAGAGGCAATCCCGGCGACTGAGGCAGCACAGGAAGTGCCCGATGTGCCGCTAGGCCAGGGCGTCGATTGCACCAGCTCACCCCGACGCGGTGCTAGGCGCCGCCGGAAGGGGCGGAGCGGGTGGAATATGGTAAAAGAGAGTCCGAGCTTCGCGCCTGGGTCTGGAGGAGGTCCCGCGAAAGCCACCTCGAGCGCGCTCCGCGGCTGCTGGTCCCAGTATGGTCGATGACGCTGGTGCTGCTGAGTCCCAGCGGGGCAAACAGACCCCGGCCGACTCCCTGGAGCAGCTGCGTATGTTACCACTTCCGCCGCCGCAGATTCGCATCCGGCCTTGGTGGTTTCCGGTGCAGGAACTGGGAGACCCTTTGGTGTTCTACCTGGAGGCATGGCTGGCAGACGAGCTCTTTGGTGAGCGACCCCAGGTGTGCTAGTGGGCTGTCCACCTCCAGTCTGAGAGAAACTCGGCAGAGCAGCTCTCTACAGCTTCTTTCCCAGATTCGCAAGCCAAAAGTGTTGCAGTGATTGCCCACCTTCCAGCTCTTCCCTTCCCTGGCCAACGTTCCCTTAAAATTCAGCTTGTAACTTGCCACCGTGCGGCCCCTCAGAGTCTTTCCTTACTTGTTTAGGCCCGGACCGAGCCATGATTCCAGAAATGGAATGGACGAGCCAGGCCCTGATGACAGTGGACATAGTGGACTCTGGGAACCTAGTCGAAATCACCGTTTTTGGACGGCCCAGTGTACAGAATCGGGTGAAGAGCATGCTCCTGTGCCTGGCATCGTTTCACCGAGAACATCGTGCCCGAGGTGAGGGTCTTTGAGAACCTGCATGTGGAGGAAGCCACGAGTGACTGTACTGGCCTTGCTCGGtttccttccatcctcccttAACCTTCTCAGAATTTCTTGGTTTCCAGACCCCAGGGGCTGCACGAAGTTTGTTGGGAGGGGATCCCGGGGTAGGACCTTGGGAAAGTCAGCGGAGATCTGATACATTCAGGCCCATCACTGCCCAAGTCAGCCTCAGCTGGGTTACGACGCTATCGCAGATCCCAGGTTCGGAGCCTCCACCGCAggtctttctctcctccccaacTCCCAATCACTGAGTAGTTCGAAACAGCGAACCGTTTTCCCTGTCCATGGTTAGCATCAACTGCTTCTCTTCCAGCTGAGAAGATGAAACACCTTGAGAAGAACTTGAAGGCCCATGCATCAGACCCCCACTCTCCCCAGGATCCTGTTGCTTAAGACAACATAGTTACTGTCGGGAACATCTTAAGAACTTTCCAACTTTTTCTGCTAAAGTTGAAGAGAAGCAAGTATAGCATTCCTAAATCCCTGCATTCCTTTTTCCTGTGTCTTGATGGAATGTGGTTTATTTTGTTGCAAGAGTGAGCTTGAACTATTCTAATAAAGAAATGGCTATTTTGCCAATGGCATTAAGATCTTCACACACTTATAATAAAGCAAATTTATAAAAGATTGACTCTTATGTTTTGATATGAAGGGTGGGCAGAAGGCTGGCAGGTTGTAGTtttgtaggtttttgtttttgtttttttgtttttgttttgtttttttcttcctgaattcCCATCATTTTGAAACTCCTAATCCTTCTATGATTTTATGGTCAGAATGAGGCCCTCACCCACAGGGGGCAGATATGCAGGGGCAGATAACCTCCCAAATGgtgatctgttttgtttttacataattgGCTCTCAAACTTTAAAGCTTGTAAAAAATCACCTtgggagcttgttaaaacacaatTTCCTAGGCTCATTCTCCAGAGAATTCTGATTCAGTACTGTTGGGGTGGGGcttgtaatttgcatttctgatgagcTCACAGGTACTACCAAAGCAGCTTATCTGAGGCTCTCACTTTGCAGCTGGTAATTGACCCTCCAAAGAGCACCAGCTGTGCGTTTTCCTGGAGTGGGCTGTCCGTCTGGCACAGGATGACATTCCAACAAGCAGGCCTGGGCGGTCAGCATTCATTAATGGTAGCTTTGTGATTCACCACGGAAGAAAAGGGATCCCTGGCACCTTGGCTTGTGGATGGCGCCCTGCCTTGGAGCCGGCTGTCTCCCTTTTTCTGCAAGGCGAGGCTGCACAGGTGTCCAGCATGGGCAAGATTGTTTTTCCATTACGTGTTGTACTGAGATTACCAATCTCTGCAAAACAGCTCCTATCCTTGCTGCCCCACTTTCTGGAAGTAGAATTTTTGGGGTGAAAGGTGTCAAAAGCCCTGTGGCTTCAAGCGCAATTAGGATTGGTTTGAGACTCATGGAATTTATGCATTCCTTGGCAATAAAGTGTTCTAGCCTTTTGCAAGCGTTTTAAACTCAAGTCtctttaattgtacatttttgaTTAGAGGTGATgttgaatgttttctttgtttcagttttacatttttctgtattaattcCTTTCTTGACTTCTTTCAACTGGTGAAGATAAGgatttttatttatctctataAGCTTTTGTAACAATGGTCTGTTATTACCAGCATTTTCCAccctcttacattttttttttgcatgtgaaagatttttattttatgtagttaaATCAATTACTGTTTCCTGTGTGTTCTCCCATATCCCCACCCTCTTAAGTTTAAGAGCTCCTAATTTTCTCCCATAGAAATTTGattctttcaagtttttcctGGTGTGATTTTTaatgtatgtttgtttatttatttatttatttagagatggagtcttgctctgtcatccaggctggagtgcagtggtgtgatctcagctcactacaacctctgcctccctgatttaagcaattcttctggctcagcctcccaagtagctgggattactggcatgtgccaccacacctagctaattttcgtatttttagtagagacggggtttcaccatgttggcaagggtagtctcaaactcctgacctcaggtgattctcccaccttggcatccgaaagtgctgggattagaggcatgagccactgcacctggccctggtggggtttttatttttatttatttatttttattttattttattttactttttgagatggagtctcacattgtcgcccaggctggagtgcagtggcacaatctcggctcactgcaacctccatctcccaggttcaagcaattctcctgcctcagcctccagtgtggCAACCTCTCCTGTTCCTCCACGCCAAGCAGCTGGCTTGGCTTGATgacatctataattccagcatgaTATAGAGTTTCCATTTATTGGGTGTTTAGAGAAAGAAGCAGCCATATGAATAGGTGAAACTTAAAGTGTCAGTTCCAGGAAAGATGTTCATAGATGTTTTGGATGAGTTGAAAAGGTTGTgagggccggacacggtggctcaggcctgtattcccagaactttgggaggctgaggcaggtggatcacctgaggtcaggagttcaagaccagcctggccaacatggtgaaaccccgtctctactaaaaatacaaaaatcagccaggcgtggtggtgggcgcctgtaattccagctgcttgggaggctgaggcagtaaaatTGCTTAGACCccggaggtgaagattgcagtggaatgccattgcatttcagcctaggtgacagagcgagactctgtctcaaaaaaaaaaaaaagtagacttgCCCTCTTAAATGTTAAAACAGTCTACAAAGCTACTTAATTAAAATAGGAGGTAGACAgcagaaaaagtagaaaagttaCACATGAACATAGATTGGTTAACACTGAATTTGGTCAAGGACAATGAAAACAgcttgtaggccgggcgcggtggctcaagcctgtaatcccagcactttgggaggccgagacgggcggatcacgaggtcaggagatcgagaccatcctggctgacacggtgaaaccccgtctctactaaaaaatacaaaaaactagccgggcgggcgcctgtagtcccagctacttgggaggctgaggcaggagaatggcgtgaacctgggaggcggagcttgcagtgagctgagatccggccactgcactccagcctgggtggcagagcgagactccgtcttaaaaaaaaaaaaaaaaaagaaaacagcttgtAAAGAAGAGAATCCAACATTCTGGTAAAGTGGGTATtacacagagaaaaacaacatACACATTGAGTTTTAGTTCTGTGATGTATCCTCATCTGAAACtgattttgtgttgattttgaatttaaaatgttctaaagttcTTCTAAAATTAGtcaactattttaataaaatgattacCGGTTAAAAGTTGCTAATAAGTTTTTGTAAATTCAGCTTTATGTCGTAATTCCCTTATTGTAAGGTACATGATTATTTTAAACTCGAGTGATAATTAGTGGTGACAAAAAGTTTGTGATAGATATTCCCCTGATATTTAAAGTTAgctttgaacttttaaaaattactagtgattggcggggcgtggtggctcacacctgtaatcccagcactttgggaggcccaggcggcgggcggataacctgaggtcagaccagtctggccaacatggtgaagccccttcTGTACccaaaacgcaaaaattagctgggcgtggtggcgcgggcctgtagtcccagcaactggggaggctgaggcaggagaattgtttgaaaccgggaggcagaggttgtgttgaggtgagatggggccactgcactccagcctgggggacagagcgagactccatctccaaaataaaatgaaaattatcagtgattcttggttaaaaaaaaaaaatcctaattaaATCCTAATTACAGAATTACTGCATGCTATTGTTTAATCCTAGCACCCAGCTGTTGGCTTGCATTCTTCTAGATTAATTCGCAGGCTCAGGGACCTGCATCCCAGTGCCCTGACCAGAGCTGTGACCCGGGAAGCCAAAGTGTTCTCTGCTCAGGCTCCTCGCTGCCGTAGTAACTGAGGAAAGAGTAGCCGGTGCCTGTATCTTGCTGGTGTCCAAGACCTTCCTGGAAGGTGGGTGACCCAAGCAAGACCTGAAGACGGCAACAGTGCAGCCGGAGAGTGCAGCTCGGCTCTCTTCGTTTCCCCCTTCCCCGAGGTAATTTTCCCCAGCGGGGAAAGTGTTCTGTGGCAGCGTCGCCATACACGCAGGGCCTTCCAAATCCAGCTGGCCCCCAAGCGACCCGGTTTTCTCATCCCAAGTCACCTTGAGTAGAACCACAGCGGGCTTGGAGAGGTTTCCTAGTGGGCCAGAGAAGCTTCTCACCTGTTAAAGCCAGATGCGCGCGGTTAAGGAGTACAAGTGGCACAGCGGACCACAGCCAGGGAAGATTGCGACCCCGGGCGGCTGGGAGCCAGAAGCCCCACCTGTCTCGAGGTAAAGAGCGGCGCAGGGCAGAACTGGGCTGTTGGAGGAATACGCCTTTCCCTCCCCTCTACCTTCCAAAATACAGACGTCAGGGAAATGCAATTGTTTATCAGAACTCAAGTTTGTGTTGACAACCACTCAACAGAAggtgtaaaacaaaaacaatccacGTCAACCTCCCCCGCCACCCCGGCTTCCTGGTCTAAAGTAGCGGGGGGCTTCCACTTTGCAATTATTTATTAGAACTCAGGTTTGTGTTTGCAGCCATTCAACAGAAGGGGTAAAAAAAACCAATCCACATCATCCACCCTTACCCCGGCTTCAGGGGCTGAAGTAGGGGGCGGCTTCTAGTTTGCAATTTTTTATTAGAACTCAAGTTTGTGTTTGCAACCATTCAACAGAAGGGgtaaaacaaaaaatccacatCATCCTCCTCCCAACCGCAGCTTCTGGGCGAAGTACGGGCTTTCACTTTAACCCCTGACTGGCTCTGGCTCCAGGGCCCGAGATGCCTTCATAATCTGGTAACTGGGGCCCGGGTATCCTCGCGAAACCGCTGGGTCACTGCCTTGCTGGCAGCTTCGGGGGATCGCTGGGTCCCGGACTGGTTGGCAGCCTCGAGAGACTGCTGGGTCCCGGTCTCCCGCACCTCCACCGGAGAACCCTGTGTCCCGACCTCCCGGACCTCCACCGAACGCTGGGTCCCGGCCTCCCGGACTTCTGCTGAAGACAGCTGGATCTCGGCCTTCTTAGTGGCGACATCCTGGGCGAGGGCCTTTCCTGAGCCTGAAAGAAGAGCAGTGTGCGGAGGCCACAGCTGTGTCCCTATATCCTCTCCAAAAAAGGACAGTCACCCAAGCGGCCTGCGGGAGTAGGAACCAGGAATCCCAGAACGCGGGTTCACTTTGGCCTTCTGGATCCATGGCAACCGCCCCGTCTCCCACCCACTAACCGGGGGCAGACTGGGAGGGCGAGACTGCAGCCCCAGCAGCCAGGAAACCCCAGGATCACTCCTACGGAGCCAGGGTTTGCTCCAGGTAGCCCCATTCCCAGCCCCGTACCTTTCGCCTGGAGCTGTCGGTGATAGTCAGCCAAGTTCATGATCATCTTGATTGTGTCCTCCTGGTAAGAAGGCCTCCCAAATACCAAGATCTCAGCCTCGCCGTTAGGGTCCAACCGATTCACATGAATCAAGATTTGGGACATACCCTGGACGTGCGGGATGCGTTCTCGGTCCCTGCCTGCGCGGGTAGTAGAGAGGCTGTGAGGGTTGGGTGGCTCCCGGGGGTCTTGGGAGGGGAAAGTGGAAGGAGGAGACAGCCAGAGGGCAttggctactggggaggcttgCCCTGGAACGCAGTGGGATGTGGGTGTGGGCGGCAGAAAGAAGCCGCATAGGGGCTGCCCCTCCTTGCTCCACTCACCGAAGATCTTTTCCACCAGCCAAACCTCCAGGCGAACTACCTTCGGATTCTTCAGGAACTCAGAGTGGAACCAGGAGAACCGCTTAGGAAGGTGACCAAGCACCTCGACTGGCATTGCTTTTGGCTGCATCAGTTGCACGAGCGTCGGAAACCGCCTGGGAGTGTCCATGCTGCGCCCGGTCCTGCAGGAGACAAGACCACCACAGCAAACCCAAAGGCCAAGCTGGAGCTAGGCGACTAGAACTGCGGTTTCGCCTGGGCCTTATTTAAAGTGCTTTTGGCCAGCCCCTCCTCTCCAACCGCGCCCTTCTCATTGGGTCCCAGGCCTCGCCTCCGCCTCCAGGAGCCCCGGCTTTTTCCGAGGCAGCGCAAGTGCACCGGTTCCTGCGTTGCTCTCAGTGTCTCTTCTGTCAGGAGCAGCCCTTTCCCCAGCGCACCCGGTAGGAGGAACCGGGCTCTGGGCACCAGGAATCCGCTGGTGCCCAGCGGGAGTCTTAACCATGGACTCAGGAAGGCGTGGACAAGCCCAGTATCTCTCCCAGAGGAAGGAACTGATACTTGCAGAATGAATACTTCATACGTCCCTCACTCGCTTCTGAT from Macaca fascicularis isolate 582-1 chromosome 4, T2T-MFA8v1.1 includes these protein-coding regions:
- the OOEP gene encoding oocyte-expressed protein homolog isoform X1; the protein is MVDDAGAAESQRGKQTPADSLEQLRMLPLPPPQIRIRPWWFPVQELGDPLVFYLEAWLADELFGPDRAMIPEMEWTSQALMTVDIVDSGNLVEITVFGRPSVQNRVKSMLLCLASFHREHRARAEKMKHLEKNLKAHASDPHSPQDPVA
- the OOEP gene encoding oocyte-expressed protein homolog isoform X2; the encoded protein is MFSIVTHKGPDRAMIPEMEWTSQALMTVDIVDSGNLVEITVFGRPSVQNRVKSMLLCLASFHREHRARAEKMKHLEKNLKAHASDPHSPQDPVA
- the OOEP gene encoding oocyte-expressed protein homolog isoform X3 codes for the protein MIPEMEWTSQALMTVDIVDSGNLVEITVFGRPSVQNRVKSMLLCLASFHREHRARAEKMKHLEKNLKAHASDPHSPQDPVA
- the KHDC3L gene encoding KH domain-containing protein 3; this encodes MDTPRRFPTLVQLMQPKAMPVEVLGHLPKRFSWFHSEFLKNPKVVRLEVWLVEKIFGRDRERIPHVQGMSQILIHVNRLDPNGEAEILVFGRPSYQEDTIKMIMNLADYHRQLQAKGSGKALAQDVATKKAEIQLSSAEVREAGTQRSVEVREVGTQGSPVEVRETGTQQSLEAANQSGTQRSPEAASKAVTQRFREDTRAPVTRL